The following proteins come from a genomic window of Fusobacterium sp. DD2:
- the rapZ gene encoding RNase adapter RapZ, which produces MEKKKLVIVTGLSGSGKTTALNLLEDMGYYTIDNLPCEVGETFLDTSIDKIALGMDIRSFKKIDEFVDFLKKLRNHSDIESSIIFLEASKEVILNRYNLTRRKHPVVENTLLKSVIKEIEIMEVIKEMSTGIIDTSDNKPKELVGKLKVILELDDDIKDINIHIQSFGFKYGIPIDVDLVFDVRFLPNPYYIEELKLKTGLDKEVSDYVMQFDVTKKFYNQLIVMLKFLIPLYIKEGKKHLTIGVGCSGGRHRSVTIAQALYEELDSVNNFNVYISHREKERNKW; this is translated from the coding sequence ATGGAAAAGAAAAAATTAGTTATAGTTACAGGACTGAGCGGAAGCGGGAAGACTACAGCTTTGAATCTACTGGAAGATATGGGGTACTATACAATAGACAATTTACCATGTGAAGTTGGAGAAACATTTTTGGATACCTCAATTGATAAAATTGCTCTTGGAATGGATATACGTTCATTTAAAAAAATAGATGAATTTGTTGATTTTTTAAAGAAATTAAGAAATCACAGTGATATAGAATCATCAATCATATTTTTAGAAGCTTCTAAAGAGGTTATTTTAAATAGATATAATCTAACTAGAAGGAAGCATCCCGTTGTTGAAAATACACTTTTAAAAAGCGTTATAAAAGAGATTGAGATCATGGAAGTGATCAAAGAGATGTCTACTGGAATAATCGATACAAGTGATAATAAACCTAAAGAATTAGTTGGTAAATTAAAAGTTATTCTGGAATTAGATGATGATATAAAAGATATCAATATACATATCCAGTCATTTGGATTTAAATATGGTATTCCAATTGATGTGGATCTTGTTTTTGATGTGAGATTTTTACCAAATCCATATTATATAGAGGAACTAAAGCTAAAAACAGGTCTGGATAAAGAAGTTTCAGATTATGTAATGCAGTTCGATGTTACTAAGAAATTTTATAATCAGCTAATTGTAATGCTTAAGTTTTTAATTCCTTTATATATTAAGGAAGGAAAAAAACATCTGACTATAGGAGTTGGATGTAGTGGAGGAAGGCATCGTTCAGTAACAATTGCACAGGCTTTATATGAAGAATTGGATAGTGTAAATAATTTCAATGTTTATATTAGTCACAGGGAGAAAGAGAGAAATAAGTGGTAG
- a CDS encoding radical SAM protein yields the protein MKKLNCIFGPIPSRRLGRSLGISPIPKKTCNYSCVYCQLGRTDKMTNTRKEYFPLEVIIKEFKDYLKEIDDFDVVSIVGEGEPTLYSRLGELIDQIKTIIDKPVAVITNSALLYEKDVQEALMKADIVLPSLDAYNEEVYKKVDRPFGKLDFNRELNGLIEFSKLYKGELWLEVMLVKNMNSSRNDIDEFKKIIDKINHDRVYINTPVRPPAESFVQVADSDEINYAVEKLNGISIDKLTSGSFFSEIPDNYEAILNIIRRHPMTQFEVQSLLASRKETDMDNIFARLHNDESVDDINYKGITTYRLK from the coding sequence ATGAAAAAATTAAATTGTATTTTTGGACCTATTCCATCAAGAAGGTTAGGGCGTTCTCTAGGTATAAGTCCAATTCCTAAAAAAACATGCAATTACTCATGTGTATATTGCCAATTAGGAAGAACTGATAAAATGACTAACACTAGAAAAGAGTATTTTCCTTTAGAAGTCATTATAAAAGAGTTTAAAGATTACTTAAAAGAGATAGATGATTTTGATGTAGTGTCTATTGTAGGTGAAGGTGAGCCAACTCTTTATTCAAGACTTGGTGAGCTTATAGACCAAATAAAAACAATTATTGATAAACCAGTAGCAGTTATAACCAATTCAGCTCTTCTTTACGAAAAAGATGTACAGGAAGCTCTTATGAAAGCAGATATTGTACTTCCATCTTTAGATGCATACAATGAAGAGGTGTATAAAAAAGTTGATAGACCTTTTGGTAAACTTGATTTCAATAGGGAATTAAATGGTCTTATAGAGTTTTCCAAATTATATAAAGGAGAACTTTGGCTTGAAGTAATGCTTGTTAAAAATATGAATTCTTCAAGAAATGATATAGATGAGTTTAAAAAAATTATCGATAAAATAAATCATGATAGAGTTTATATTAATACTCCTGTAAGACCACCTGCAGAAAGTTTTGTACAAGTGGCTGATTCAGATGAGATAAATTACGCTGTTGAAAAATTAAATGGAATATCTATTGATAAATTGACTTCTGGTAGTTTCTTTAGTGAAATTCCAGATAACTATGAAGCAATTCTAAATATTATTCGTAGACATCCAATGACACAATTTGAGGTACAAAGTCTTCTAGCAAGTAGAAAAGAAACAGATATGGATAATATATTTGCAAGACTTCATAATGATGAGAGTGTAGATGATATTAATTATAAAGGGATTACAACTTACAGATTAAAATAG
- a CDS encoding pyridoxamine kinase, with amino-acid sequence MNLVKKVAAIHDLSGYGRASLTTIIPILSTMKLQVCPIPTAILSTHTGGFEGYSFMDLTDYMQEHINHWKKLNLEFDCIYSGFLGSPKQAKIVEDFIDYFKNDNQIVLVDPVMGDDGKLYGTMSEEMVKEMRELIKKADIITPNFTEVTYLLGKPYDTSITLEEIKKYLVELSNMGPKIVIATSIPDKDEVNKKVCVVAYDKINDVFWKVSCKHIPASYPGTGDAYASVIAGCLLRGDSLPIAMERAMLFITQAIRTSYGFNYPTREGVLLENVLGFLNSPFIATNYEKI; translated from the coding sequence ATGAATTTAGTAAAAAAAGTTGCTGCTATCCATGACTTATCAGGGTATGGAAGAGCTTCTCTTACAACAATTATTCCAATATTATCAACAATGAAACTACAAGTTTGTCCTATTCCAACAGCTATATTATCCACTCACACTGGTGGATTTGAAGGATACAGCTTTATGGATTTGACTGATTATATGCAGGAACATATAAATCACTGGAAAAAACTTAATTTAGAATTTGATTGCATATATTCAGGATTTCTTGGTTCTCCAAAACAGGCTAAAATTGTAGAAGATTTTATCGATTACTTTAAAAACGATAATCAGATAGTATTAGTTGACCCAGTTATGGGAGATGATGGAAAATTATATGGAACTATGTCTGAAGAGATGGTTAAAGAGATGAGAGAGCTTATAAAAAAAGCTGATATTATAACACCTAATTTTACAGAAGTTACTTATCTTCTAGGTAAACCATATGACACTTCAATTACATTGGAGGAGATTAAAAAATATTTAGTTGAACTATCAAACATGGGACCAAAAATCGTTATCGCTACAAGTATACCTGATAAAGATGAAGTTAATAAGAAAGTATGTGTTGTAGCTTATGATAAAATCAATGATGTTTTCTGGAAAGTCAGCTGTAAACATATACCAGCTTCTTATCCAGGTACTGGGGACGCTTATGCAAGCGTTATAGCAGGATGTCTGCTTAGAGGAGATAGTTTACCAATTGCAATGGAACGAGCTATGTTATTTATAACTCAAGCCATCAGAACAAGTTATGGATTTAATTATCCTACTAGAGAAGGGGTATTACTGGAAAATGTTTTAGGTTTTCTGAACTCTCCTTTTATAGCAACTAATTATGAAAAAATATAA